The following coding sequences lie in one Xiphophorus maculatus strain JP 163 A chromosome 4, X_maculatus-5.0-male, whole genome shotgun sequence genomic window:
- the aldh1a3 gene encoding aldehyde dehydrogenase family 1 member A3 → MAQRGTTRNGVADKIPASDLPQPAKIQRVIYTKIFINNEWHMSVSGRTFPTLNPATGDTICEVQEADKEDVDKAVAAAKAAMQLDSAWRKMEPPRRGRLLHKLADLVERDRKLLATLESLDTGKPFLQAFFTDLEGSIKTLHYYGGWADKIHGKSLPVDETFVCLTRHEPIGICGAIIPWNFPLLMLMWKLAPALSCGNTVVIKPAEQTPLTALHIGSLIKEAGFPAGVVNIVPGFGSTAGAAIASHEGIDKVAFTGSTEVGQLIKEAAAKSNLKRVTLELGGKNPCIVFADCDLQLAVEEIQKGAFYNQGQCCTAASRVFVQDRIYEEFVRRSIENAKKIVIGDPLDPQTTHGPQIDQQQFEKIIDLIESGKKEGAKLEYGGGAVGEKSLFIQPTIFSEVKDSMRIAKEEIFGPVLCIFSFKSKQEVIERANNSQYGLVSAVFTTSMDRALSVSGALETGTVWINCYNAMHVQTPFGGYKMSGNGRELGEYALAEYSEVKTVTFKMNDSM, encoded by the exons ATGGCACAGAGGGGGACAACAAGGAACGGAGTGGCAGACAAGATCCCAGCTTCAGATCTACCTCAGCCTGCCAAAATCCAGCGAGTCATTTACACCAAG ATTTTCATCAACAATGAGTGGCACATGTCCGTTAGTGGAAGGACGTTCCCAACTCTGAACCCGGCAACTGGGGATACAATCTGTGAGGTCCAAGAAGCAGACAAA GAGGATGTTGATAAGGCGGTTGCAGCAGCCAAAGCGGCCATGCAGCTGGACTCTGCTTGGCGGAAGATGGAGCCCCCCCGCAGGGGGAGGTTGCTGCACAAACTAGCGGACCTGGTGGAGAGGGACCGTAAACTGCTGGCG ACCTTGGAGTCACTGGACACAGGGAAGCCATTTCTCCAAGCTTTCTTCACTGATCTGGAAGGTAGCATCAAAACGCTGCATTACTACGGAGGCTGGGCTGATAAGATTCATGGCAAAAGTTTGCCtgtgg atgaaACCTTTGTGTGTTTAACCAGACATGAACCTATTGGCATTTGTGGAGCCATTATCCCA TGGAACTTCCCTCTGCTGATGCTCATGTGGAAGTTAGCACCGGCCCTGAGTTGTGGAAACACTGTGGTCATCAAACCGGCAGAGCAGACCCCACTCACTGCGCTGCACATTGGATCACTGATCAAAGAG GCAGGCTTCCCTGCTGGAGTGGTGAACATTGTTCCAGGGTTTGGATCCACAGCCGGAGCAGCGATTGCCAGCCATGAAGGCATTGATAAAGTGGCCTTCACCGGCTCCACAGAG GTGGGCCAACTGATCAAAGAGGCTGCAGCCAAAAGTAATCTGAAGAGAGTCACTTTGGAGCTGGGAGGGAAGAACCCTTGTATTGTGTTTGCTGACTGTGACT tgcaGCTGGCTGTGGAGGAAATTCAAAAAGGAGCTTTTTACAACCAAGGCCAGTGCTGCACAGCTGCATCACGTGTCTTTGTGCAGGACAGGATTTATGAGGAGTTTGTGCGCCGTAGCATAGAAAATGCCAAGAAGATTGTCATAGGAGACCCACTGGACCCCCAGACGACACACGGGCCACAG ATAGACCAACaacagtttgaaaaaataattgaccTGATAGAAAGTGGGAAAAAAGAAGGAGCCAAACTGGAATACGGAGGAGGAGCTGTGGGAGAAAAAAGTCTCTTTATTCAACCCACCATCTTCTCCGAGGTCAAAGACAGCATGAGAATTGCCAAGGAAGAG ATCTTTGGGCCTGTGCTCTGTATATTCAGCTTTAagagcaaacaggaagtcatagAGAGGGCCAACAACTCTCAGTATGGCCTGGTGTCTGCTGTGTTCACAACAAGTATGGACAGAGCTCTGTCTGTGTCTGGAGCCCTGGAGACTGGAACTGTCTG GATAAACTGCTATAACGCCATGCATGTCCAGACCCCGTTTGGAGGATACAAGATGTCAGGAAATGGAAGAGAGCT AGGGGAATACGCCCTTGCAGAGTACTCTGAGGTAAAAACTGTAACCTTCAAGATGAATGACTCCATGTGA